GCGATTTACGCGCGGTCACCTGACCGTCGCGGCATTTTGTCAGGTGGAAGGCATCTCGGTGCTGGTGCTTGCTCAACTTGGTCCGGCGACTTTGCCGGCACTGAAGGACGCATTGACAGAAGAAGGATTAAAGCCGCCATCGCCGTGGGGCGGCGCGGATGCTCGCGACTTTGTTGCAAGCGTAGGCTTTCCCGATGCGTTCGCGGCGTCGCCTCAAGCAAGACGCGAGGCGGAAGAAACCATCAGCGGCCCGATTCACTTGGGGCCGCTTCACCATTTCCAACAAGACGTTCTCAAGAGTATCCGCGAATTGATTGCCGGCGGGCCAGGCCGCCGTAGGGCCGTAATCAGCTTGCCGACCGGCGCCGGCAAAACCCGCGTTACGGTTCAGGCCGCGATCGAGCTGGTTCTTAAGCCAGCGGGCGACTGCCGTAGCGTGTTATGGATTGCGCAAACCGATGAGCTTTGCGAGCAAGCAGTGCAAGCGTTCCGGCAGGTCTGGATCAATCGCGGCGCCGACAACACCGATTTGCGCATTGTCCGGCTTTGGAGTGGCAATCCGAATCCGGTGGTCCGCGAAAGCGACAAACCTATCGTTGTCGTGGCGTCGATACAGACGCTCAATAGCCGCATGGGCGACGACCCGCTCGCCTGGCTGCAAAAGCCCGGCCTGGTCGTGGTCGATGAGTGCCATCACGGGATCACGCCCAGTTACACGCGGCTGCTTCGTTGGCTAGGCGCCGATTCAACGCGCAAGGAATCGGCACGAGACGACGAACCGCCGATCCTTGGCCTCAGCGCGACGCCGTTTCGCACGGACGATGACGAAAGCGCGCGACTCGCCAAAAGGTTCGATAATCGCTGGTTCCCGGTGGACCAGGAGAAGTTGCGCGCGCGCCTTCAGGCTGAAGGCTATCTCGCGATACCGGAATACGTTCCGCTGGAAAGTG
The Pirellulales bacterium genome window above contains:
- a CDS encoding DEAD/DEAH box helicase, which codes for MARSADLVKRRLWQQRLRRFTRGHLTVAAFCQVEGISVLVLAQLGPATLPALKDALTEEGLKPPSPWGGADARDFVASVGFPDAFAASPQARREAEETISGPIHLGPLHHFQQDVLKSIRELIAGGPGRRRAVISLPTGAGKTRVTVQAAIELVLKPAGDCRSVLWIAQTDELCEQAVQAFRQVWINRGADNTDLRIVRLWSGNPNPVVRESDKPIVVVASIQTLNSRMGDDPLAWLQKPGLVVVDECHHGITPSYTRLLRWLGADSTRKESARDDEPPILGLSATPFRTDDDESARLAKRFDNRWFPVDQEKLRARLQAEGYLAIPEYVPLESGVSLLPEEIEQFSRLPQPWSGVEFENILEAINQRLASSEERNEKLVDYLPECDERSILFFSNSVAHASEISARLNLAGMAARPVSGKTPPAARRDFLDRFQRREIRVLCNHTVLSTGFDAPKTDMVLIARQVFSAVRYMQMVGRGLRGKRNDGTERCRIVTVLDNLGRFEEPHPYHYCRRHFGDGQA